CCTTATGGCGCGTTCGCGCGCACGGCTAGGGCCTCAGCCGCGGCCGAGCATATGATCGACGAACTGCCCCAGCGTCCGGAACGCCGACTGCCGCATTGCGCCCTTCTCCACCGCGGCTGGTAGCAACGCACGCTCGAACCCCAGCTTCGCCGCCTCTTTCAGCCGCAACGGGGCGTGCGCGACCGGTCGCAACTCACCTGACAGCGCGATTTCACCGAATGCCACAGCGTCCGCCGGAACCGGTCGCTCGCTCAACGCCGAAACCAACGCTGCCGCGACCGCCAGATCGGCCGCCGGATCCTGGATGCGATACCCGCCGGCGACGTTCAGATACACTTCGCACGTCGAGAAACTCAGCCCGCAGCGCGCCTCGAGCACCGCCAGGATCATCGCGAGCCGGCCCGAATCCCAGCCGACCACCGCCCGCCGCGGCGTCGCCCCGCTCGCCAGCCGGACGACCAATGCCTGGATCTCGACCAGCACGGGTCGCGTCCCCTCCAGCGCCGGAAAAACCGTAGCCCCCGTTACGCCCTCTTCACGCTGCGTCAGGAACAGCGCGGATGGATTTGAAACCTCGACCAGACCATCGCCCGCCATCGCGAAGACGCCGATCTCGTCGGTGCCACCGAAGCGGTTTTTCAGGCTCCGCAGGATGCGATATTGATGGCTGCGTTCGCCCTCGAAGCTGAGCACGGTGTCGACCATATGCTCCAGCACGCGCGGGCCCGCGATCGTTCCGTCCTTGGTGACGTGCCCGACCAGCACGACGGCGGTGCCGCGTTCCTTGGCGAAGCGGATCAACTCCTGCGAGGACGCGCGTACCTGGCTCACCGTGCCCGGCGCACCTTCGATGAGGTCGGAGTGCATCGTCTGGATCGAGTCGATCACCAGCAGGCGCGGCGGCGTCCCCTGCCCCAACGTCGTCAGGATGTCGCGTGTCGAGGTCGCCGCAGCCAGCCGCACGGGTGCGTCGCCCAGTCCAAGCCGCCGCGCGCGCAACCGCACCTGATCCGACGCTTCCTCTCCGGAAACATAGGCCACGTCATGCCCCGCACGGGCCAGGGCCGCCGCCGCCTGCAGCAGCAGCGTCGATTTGCCGATTCCCGGATCGCCGCCGATCAGGGTCGCAGAGCCCGCGACCAGACCGCCACCCAGTGCGCGGTCGAACTCCGCCATCCCGAACGGCAGCCGGTCCGGCAATACCGCCTCTGCGTCCAGCGCGGTCAGCGAGATCATCCGCCCGCCACCTTGCAGATTATGCTTGGCCTGAAACGGCGTAGCGGAAACCGGCGCTTCCTCGACCAGCGTGTTCCACTCGCTGCAATCGGCGCATTGCCCCTGCCAGCGATGGCTGACAGATCCACACGCCTGGCAGACAAATCTCTTTTGAACCTTGGCCATCACTCCATTTAGCGCATCAGGAACGATTAGGGAACACCGCTACGATGAACAAGTCGTTCATCCCCGGTGCAGGCGCGTGGACACAGACGGGGAACCCTGATCGCGGTCGGTCGTTTCGGCCATGATCCTGATTTTTGCCAACGAGTATAGGAGTTCCTCGTGAAGCACTTCGCCGTTTTTGCCCTTGCCTCTGCCGCGCTCGTCCCGGGTGCCGCCCTCGCACAGGCCCCGGCCCAGGCGCCCACGACTGCCCCGGCTGCCGGAGCGGACACGACCGCAGCCGCAGTGACCACGGGTGCCACTGTCTATGACACTTCGGGGGGTGTCGTCGGCACCGTCGAAAGCACCGATGGCACGAATGCCGTCGTTAACACCGGCACCGTCAAGGCT
The genomic region above belongs to Sphingomonas phyllosphaerae 5.2 and contains:
- the radA gene encoding DNA repair protein RadA — protein: MAKVQKRFVCQACGSVSHRWQGQCADCSEWNTLVEEAPVSATPFQAKHNLQGGGRMISLTALDAEAVLPDRLPFGMAEFDRALGGGLVAGSATLIGGDPGIGKSTLLLQAAAALARAGHDVAYVSGEEASDQVRLRARRLGLGDAPVRLAAATSTRDILTTLGQGTPPRLLVIDSIQTMHSDLIEGAPGTVSQVRASSQELIRFAKERGTAVVLVGHVTKDGTIAGPRVLEHMVDTVLSFEGERSHQYRILRSLKNRFGGTDEIGVFAMAGDGLVEVSNPSALFLTQREEGVTGATVFPALEGTRPVLVEIQALVVRLASGATPRRAVVGWDSGRLAMILAVLEARCGLSFSTCEVYLNVAGGYRIQDPAADLAVAAALVSALSERPVPADAVAFGEIALSGELRPVAHAPLRLKEAAKLGFERALLPAAVEKGAMRQSAFRTLGQFVDHMLGRG